The following coding sequences are from one Gossypium raimondii isolate GPD5lz chromosome 4, ASM2569854v1, whole genome shotgun sequence window:
- the LOC105780519 gene encoding uncharacterized protein LOC105780519, with the protein MECSLWVPPEDYQNNSNNNNNNLWGFSHESEHDLALMVSDFLENNAGSAGADSWCSSDSDSGFSDLIHLADKISYYKHPVGQYEIDLSSVVHSLVFSISETDLHFVKSGQCNTSCIRYSLVKLLRLSGYDAAVCASRWQGSGKFPGGDHEYIDVVNYNNGCSERLIIDIDFRSHFEIARAVDSYGRILNSLPVVYVGSLTRLKQLLQLMVDAARSSLKQNSMPFPPWRSLAYLQAKWHSPYQRKFSPDEHDISGNILSAHKQCNGNLRRLQSSLQSELEAERLLKPVNVDCNRRLKLDRRRQSFKAL; encoded by the exons ATGGAGTGCAGCCTATGGGTGCCACCCGAGGATTATCagaataatagtaataataacaataataatttgtGGGGGTTTAGCCATGAAAGTGAACATGATTTGGCTTTAATGGTTAGcgattttttggaaaataacgCCGGAAGCGCCGGTGCCGATTCTTGGTGTAGTAGCGATAGCGATTCTGGATTCTCCGATCTTATCCACCTCGCCGATAAAATATCT TACTATAAGCACCCGGTAGGCCAATATGAGATTGACCTTTCATCCGTGGTTCATTCTCTCGTATTCTCCATCAGTGAGACAGACCTACACTTTGTGAAGTCGGGGCAATGTAACACCAGCTGCATCAGGTATTCTCTGGTAAAGCTGTTGCGACTTTCCGGCTATGATGCTGCTGTTTGTGCGTCAAGGTGGCAGGGTAGCGGAAAATTTCCAGGAG GTGACCATGAGTATATCGATGTGGTCAATTACAACAATGGTTGTTCCGAGCGTTTGATTATTGATATTGACTTCCGAAGCCACTTTGAGATAGCTAGAGCAGTTGATTCTTATGGTAGAATATTGAATTCACTTCCAGTTGTTTATGTGGGCTCCTTGACTAGGTTGAAACAATTACTTCAGCTTATGGTCGACGCAGCTAGGTCGTCTCTTAAGCAGAACTCAATGCCATTTCCTCCATGGAGATCGCTTGCTTATTTGCAAGCAAAGTGGCACTCGCCTTACCAGCGAAAATTCAGTCCCGATGAACACGATATTAGTGGCAATATTCTTTCTGCCCATAAACAGTGCAATGGGAATTTAAGGAGATTGCAGTCGTCACTTCAATCCGAATTAGAAGCAGAACGATTGTTGAAACCTGTAAACGTTGATTGTAACCGAAGATTGAAGCTTGACAGGAGGAGGCAATCATTTAAAGCCCTTTAA
- the LOC128032008 gene encoding uncharacterized protein LOC128032008, with product MRQNTEKPQFTPIPMTYKELYQNLFNAYVVAPRYLSPLQPPYPKWYDTNAQCDYHAGISGHSIENCTAFKKVVEGLIKLGVVKFGDSPNTESPLPNHDEGVNAIIENGGRRVKANVAEIRTPLEWIWKQMVKGGRIKQDSIERPEGASKFCEFHAEEGHDIQKCTEFRTMVQNLMDNKELEFYEEINELEEGEVYAAEEGSTGKVQKASHPVVIISKPMSRESGIQIAPKIIIQKPVSFPYKDSKKVPWNYDCNVTISGKESLVNASGKDEGFYTRSGKRYDPANARVESGKGKALAVELGKAKTDKIKPRVNQPVTENEAREFLKFLKHSEYSVVEQLHKQPARISVLELLISSEIRRNALINVLNETYVAHDISVNRLDRLVNNISADNFIFFNDDEIPPGGRGATKALHIFARCGSIVSEC from the coding sequence ATGAGGCAAAATACTGAGAAGCCCCAGTTCACTCCCATTCCAATGACATATAAGGAGCTGTaccagaatttatttaatgcgTATGTTGTCGCTCCTCGTTACTTGAGTCCTCTACAACCCCCATATCCAAAATGGTATGATACAAACGCTCAGTGTGACTATCATGCCGGAATTTCAGGacactcaatagaaaattgtactGCTTTCAAGAAGGTAGTGGAAGGACTTATCAAATTGGGCGTTGTCAAATTTGGTGATTCACCTAACACGGAAAGTCCGTTGCCCAATCATGATGAAGGGGTGAACGCGATAATTGAGAATGGAGGAAGGAGAGTCAAAGCCAATGTAGCAGAGATAAGGACCCCCCTTGAATGGATTTGGAAGCAAATGGTGAAAGGGGGTCGCATCAAGCAAGATTCAATAGAAAGGCCTGAAGGAGCAAGTAAGTTTTGTGAGTTCCACGCAGAAGAAGGCCACGACATCCAAAAATGTACCGAATTCAGAACCATGGTGCAAAACTTAATGGATAACAAAGAGTTGGAGTTTTACGAAGAGATTAATGAACTAGAAGAAGGAGAAGTTTATGCTGCAGAAGAAGGATCCACGGGGAAAGTCCAAAAGGCTAGCCACCCAGtggtaattatttcaaaaccaATGAGCAGAGAATCTGGAATTCAAATAGCGCCAAAGATCATAATCCAAAAACCTGTATCCTTTCCTTACAAGGATAGCAAAAAGGTTCCTTGGAATTACGACTGCAATGTGACAATTTCAGGGAAAGAAAGCTTGGTAAACGCTTCAGGAAAAGATGAAGGATTCTATACACGAAGTGGAAAACGCTATGATCCGGCAAACGCGAGAGTGGAATCCGGAAAAGGAAAAGCCTTAGCGGTTGAGTTGGGAAAAGCAAAAACAGACAAAATTAAACCGCGAGTCAATCAGCCGGTAACTGAAAATGAGGCTAgagaatttctaaaattcttgaAACATAGCGAGTACAGCGTGGTAGAACAATTGCATAAACAACCGGCTCGTATCTCGGTGCTCGAATTGCTTATAAGTTCAGAGATACGTCGTAATGCGTTGATTAATgtgctaaatgaaacttatgtcgCTCACGATATCTCAGTGAATAGGTTGGACCGCTTGGTTAACAATATCAGTGCcgacaatttcattttctttaatgatgatgaaataccgccGGGGGGAAGAGGAGCCACCAAAGCATTACATATCTTTGCTCGTTGCGGGAGTATCGTTAGCGAGTGCTAA
- the LOC105778941 gene encoding uncharacterized protein LOC105778941: MPGLSTDIVVHRLPIKENCKPVQQKLRRMRPDVVLKIKEEVQKQFDAGFLQVVKYSEWVANIVPVPKKDGKVQMCVDYRDLNKASPKDNFPLPHIDTLVDNTAGHSLFSFMDGFSGYNQIKMHPEDMKKTTFITLWGTFCYKVMPFGLKNAGATYQRAMVTLFHDMMHKELEVYVDDMIAKSKTEEEHVQVLKKLFMRLRKFQLKLNPAKCTFGARSGKLLGFVVSERGIEIDPDKVRAIQELPPPRTQKEVRGFLGRLNYIARFISQLIEKCDPIFRLLKKHNPGVWDEECQKTFEKVKHYLSNAPVLMPPCPDKPLILYLAVFENSMGCMLGQHDETGRKERAIYYLSKKFTECETRYSSIEKLCCTLIWTTRRLRQYMLYHTTWLISKLDPLKYLMESTALNGRMARWQILLSEFDIVYVNQKAVKGSAIADFLASRALDDYEPLNFDFPNEDLMYIATVEKYFQEGGPWKLSFDGASNAIGNEIGAVLVSPSGDHYPFTSKLDFDCTNNMAEYEACIMGIRAAIERKIKVLEIFGDSALVIYQLKGEWETRDPKLVRYRKLVMELIEEFDSVTFSYLPRDENQMADALATMASMFKVNKLEDMKPIQISIYEAPAHCCNIDNEGEKDNRPWYHDILRYVKSREYPDHATENDKKTLRRLAIDYVLDGDILYKRGKDQVLLRCVDVVEAKEILEEVHEGICGTHANGFTMARQIMRFGYYWSTMEGDCINYAKKCHKCQIYGDKMHTPPSPLHVMVSPWPFSMWGMDVIGPISPKASNGHRFIFVVIDYFTKWVEAASYANVTKSAVSKFLKKEIICRYGMPERIISDNALNLNNNSIAEVCSQFKIKHHNSSPYRPKMNGAVEAANKNIKKIVGKMTETYKDWHEKLPFALLAYRTSVRTSTGATPFSLVYGMEAVLPIEVEIPSLRVLAELKLDEAEWIQSRYDQLNLVEEKRLKAIRHGQMYQKRMMRAYNKKVRPREFYEGDLVLKKILPLQKDFRGKWMPNWEGPYVVKKAFSGGALILSEMDGKSLPNPVNSDSVKKYFT; the protein is encoded by the coding sequence ATGCCGGGGCTAAGTACTGACATTGTAGTACACCGACTTCCTATAAAGGAAAATTGCAAACCAGTTCAGCAAAAACTCCGAAGAATGAGGCCAGatgttgtattaaaaataaaagaggaggtgcAAAAGCAATTCGACGCTGGATTCCTGCAAGTGGTCAAATACTCCGAGTGGGTGGCCAATATCGTTCctgtccctaagaaagatgggaaggtACAAATGTGTGTAGATTATAGAGATCTAAATAAGGCTAGCCCAAAAGATAACTTTCCCTTACCGCACATTGATACCTTGGTAGACAACACAGCGGGGCATTcactattttctttcatggatggtttctctggatataaccaaattaagatgcatcctgaggatatgaagaaaactacattcataaccctatggggaacattttgctataaagtgatgccatttgggttgaaAAATGCAGGGGCAACGTATCAGAGGGCCATGGTAACActgtttcatgatatgatgcataagGAGTTGgaagtctatgttgatgacatgattGCGAAATCTAAAACAGAAGAGGAACATGTGCAGGtccttaagaaattatttatgagGTTGAGAAAATTTCAGCTAAAGTTAAATCCAGCAAAATGCACATTTGGGGCCAGATCAGGAAAATTGCTTGGGTTTGTGGTCAGTGAGAGAGGAATCGAGATTGATCCTGACAAAGTAAGAGCAATACAAGAGTTACCTCCGCCGCGTACTCAAAAAGAGGTTCGAGGTTTTCTAGGAAGACTGAACTACATCGCTCGGTTTATTTCACAATTAATCGAGAAATGTGATCCTATATTCCGTCTCcttaagaaacataatccaggtgtatgggatgaggagtgccaaaaaacttttgaaaaagttaaaCATTACCTATCCAACGCCCCAGTGCTGATGCCACCTTGCCCAGACAAACCGCTCATACTGTATTTGGCTGTATTTGAAAATTCTATGGGATGCATGCTTGGTCAACATGATGAGACAGGACGAAAAGAAAGAGCAATCTATTATCTCAGTAAGAAGTTCACCGAATGCGAAACAAGATATTCGTCAATCGAGAAGTTATGTTGTACCCTGATCTGGACAACTCGGAGACTGAGacagtacatgttgtaccataccACCTGGTTAATTTCTAAATTGGACCCTCTGAAATACTTGATGGAATCAACTGctttgaatggaagaatggcccgatggcaaattctcctatctgaatttgacatagtctatgtgaaccagaaggctgtaaaagggagtgcaatagcggACTTCCTGGCAAGTAGGGCTCTGGATGATTATGAGCCATTGAACTTcgatttcccaaatgaggatTTGATGTATATCGCAACTGTAGAGAAATATTTCCAAGAAGGTGGTCCTTGGAAGTTGAGTTTTGACggagcttcaaatgctataGGCAACGAAATTGGGGCAGTACTCGTGTCCCCTAGTGGAGATCATTACCCTTTTACtagcaaattggattttgattgtacaaataacatggctgagtatgaagcttgcattatGGGCATCCGAGCAGCCATAGAACGGAAAATTAAGGTGCTAGAGATATTCGGGGACTCTGCATTAGTAATTTACCAGCtcaaaggggaatgggaaacaAGAGACCCCAAGTTAGTCCGCTATCGAAAATTGGTTATGGAATTGATTGAGGAATTTGATAGTGTCACCTTtagttatctcccacgagatgagaaccagatggctgatgctTTGGCTACCATGGCATCTATGTTCAAAGTGAACAAGCTAGAGGATATGAAGCCTATCCAGATCAGCATTTATGAGGCTCCAGCCCATTGTTGCAACATCGACAATGAAGGAGAAAAGGATAATCGCCCCTGGTACCATGACATATTACGATATGTGAAGAGTCGTGAGTACCCTGACCATGCGACGGAAAATGATAAGAAGACATTGAGGAGATTAGCCATCGATTATGTCTTGGATGGGGATATCTTgtataaaagaggaaaagatcaaGTATTGTTGAGATGTGTGGATGTTGTCGAAGCtaaagaaattttggaagaagtgCATGAAGGTAtttgtggaacgcatgccaATGGCTTCACGATGGCCAGACAAAttatgagatttgggtactattggtccacaatggaaggggattgcattaattatgccaaaaagtgccataaatgtcaaatctaTGGTGACAAAATGCACACACCACcgtcacctcttcatgttatggtttctccatggcctttctccatgtggggaatGGATGTTATCGGGCCAATATctccgaaggcttctaatgggcatcgttttatctttgtggttattgattacttcactaaatGGGTGGAGGCTGCTTCGtatgcaaatgtcacgaagtcagcagttagCAAGTTTctgaaaaaagagatcatatgtcgatacgGGATGCCTGAAAGGATTATATCAGATAATGCACTAAACTTGAACAACAACTCAATAGCGGAAGTTTGTAGTCAGTTCAAGATCAAACACCACAATTCGTCACCGTaccgtccaaaaatgaatggtgccgTGGAAGCagctaacaaaaatatcaagaaaattgtagggaaaatgactgaaacctacAAGGACTGGCACGAGAAATTACCTTTTGCCCTTCTGGCATATCGTACCTCTGTTAGGACCTCTACGGGGGCAACGCCGTTTTCTTTAGTCTATgggatggaggcagttttacccatagaagttgaaattccttctcttcgAGTATTAGCTGAACTAAAGTTGGATGAGGCTGAATGGATTCAATCTCGATATGACCAGCTGAACTTGGTAGAAGAAAagaggttaaaagctattcgtcatggtcagatgtatcagaaacgaatgatgcgagcctataacaaaaaagttcgtcccagagaattttacgagggggacttggtgttgaaaaagattcttcctctacaaaaggattttagaggaaaatggatgccaaattgggaaggtccaTATGTGGTAAAAAAGGCTTTTTCAGGAGGGGCTTTAATCTTAAGCGAAATGGATGGTAAAAGCCTGCCAAATCCTGTGAACTCagactcagtcaagaaatatttcacttaa